A single genomic interval of Cataglyphis hispanica isolate Lineage 1 chromosome 25, ULB_Chis1_1.0, whole genome shotgun sequence harbors:
- the LOC126858539 gene encoding 40S ribosomal protein S11: MADQSERAFQKQPTIFLNRKKGLGPKRRKPMRYSRNVGLGFKTPREAIEGTYIDKKCPFTGNVSIRGRILTGVVQKMKMQRTIVIRRDYLHYIRKYNRFEKRHRNMSVHLSPCFRDVEIGDVVTIGECRPLSKTVRFNVLKVSKGTGSKKSFKKF, translated from the exons ATGGCAGACCAG AGCGAGCGTGCGTTTCAAAAACAACCCACGATCTTTCTTAATCGTAAGAAAGGTCTGGGCCCGAAGCGTAGGAAGCCCATGAGATATAGTCGTAATGTCGGGCTTGGTTTCAAGACGCCTCGTGAA GCAATTGAGGGAACCtacatcgataaaaaatgtCCATTCACAGGCAATGTGTCGATTAGAGGACGTATCCTCACTGGTGTTGTACAAAAGATGAAGATGCAACGTACTATAGTTATACGCAGggattatttacattatattaggAAGTACAACCGTTTTGAGAAACGTCATCGTAACATGAGCGTTCATCTTAGTCCTTGCTTcag ggATGTTGAAATTGGTGATGTAGTCACCATTGGTGAATGCCGACCTTTGAGCAAGACAGTAAGATTTAATGTATTGAAGGTTTCGAAAGGAACAGGATCAAAGAAGagtttcaagaaattttaa